In the genome of Pseudoliparis swirei isolate HS2019 ecotype Mariana Trench chromosome 3, NWPU_hadal_v1, whole genome shotgun sequence, one region contains:
- the ncf1 gene encoding neutrophil cytosol factor 1, whose product MGETYVRHVELLGFEKRSYPSKHYVYMLMAKWSDLSEKLIYRTYPEIYTLHKLLKEMFPIESGEIEKKDRIIPSLPAWRWLLSQKSPETRQSTLAEYFHSLIDLPPHISRCRQLGLFLRVRPEDENPPAANTLKRNETFVVSRELARGNASEISGPILLDTYRVIADFTKTSKHEIDLRAGDLLEIVEKNQNGWWFCLGESKCGWVPASYMEPLDGPEEAEEDEPDYEGETFVTSKSYEAEQSDEISLEAGETISVIHKLLDGWWVVRKGDETGHFPSMFLLRAGKQELHEAERMNLQAHKPPPRRSTIRNAKSIHNKARRRLSQDSYRRNSRRYLQQRGGNLKNAAKSPLRERKNQDNIPEMSGSGSESEPRKAAPVIPPRPSPELIMERCSDNTRKKVSIHRSDR is encoded by the exons ATGGGCGAGACCTACGTCCGACACGTCGAGCTCTTGGGCTTCGAGAAACGCTCCTACCCGAGTAAGCATTAC GTGTACATGCTGATGGCGAAATGGAGCGACCTGTCGGAGAAGCTGATCTACAGGACGTATCCGGAGATCTACACCCTCCAC AAATTGCTGAAGGAGATGTTCCCCATCGAGTCGGGTGAGATAGAAAAAAAGGACAGAATCATCCCATCATTACCAG CGTGGCGGTGGCTGCTCAGCCAGAAGTCCCCAGAAACCAGGCAGAGCACGTTGGCCGAGTACTTCCACTCGCTCATCGACCTGCCGCCTCACATCTCCCGCTGCCGGCAGCTCGGCCTCTTCCTGCGCGTCCGGCCCGAGGACGAGAACCCGCCCGCCGCCAACAC GCTAAAGAGGAACGAGACGTTCGTGGTTTCCAGGGAGTTGGCCAGAGGAAACGCTTCCG AGATTTCTGGCCCCATCCTGTTGGACACGTACCGAGTGATCGCCGACTTCACCAAGACGTCCAAGCACGAGATCGACCTGCGCGCCGGAGACCTGTTGGAGATCGTGGAGAAGAACCAGAACG GTTGGTGGTTCTGCCTGGGCGAGTCTAAGTGCGGTTGGGTTCCTGCTTCCTACATGGAGCCCCTGGACGGACCGGAGGAGGCCGAGGAAGACGAGCCAGACTACGAAG GAGAAACGTTCGTCACCAGTAAATCCTACGAGGCGGAGCAGAGCGACGAGATCTCTCTGGAGGCCGGAGAAACCATCTCAGTCATCCACAAGCTGCTGGACGGCTGGTGGGTCGtcag GAAAGGAGACGAGACCGGCCACTTCCCCTCCATGTTCCTGCTCCGGGCCGGCAAGCAGGAGCTCCACGAAGCGGAGAGGATGAACCTGCAGGCGCATAAACCGCCGCCTCGCAG GTCCACCATCCGAAATGCCAAGAGCATCCACAACAAGGCCCGCCGGCGGCTCAGCCAGGACAGCTACCGCAGGAACAGCCGCCGCTACCTCCAGCAGAGAGGCGGGAACCTCAAGAACGCCGCCAAGTCGccgctgagggagaggaagaaccaGG ACAACATTCCCGAGATGTCCGGCTCCGGTTCGGAGAGCGAGCCGAGGAAGGCGGCTCCGGTCATCCCCCCCCGGCCGAGTCCGGAGCTCATCATGGAGCGCTGCAGCGACAACACCCGCAAAAAAGTCAGCATCCACAGGTCCGACCGCTAG
- the st6gal1 gene encoding beta-galactoside alpha-2,6-sialyltransferase 1 produces MGYKIPGAAMDRVSLLWRLRRRARRGVLCMAFFCISMALLYAICAENSVPVTDAIFGVRARTRAQPRAHSVVKVLRSGAKPMYIDPQKLPGVVPGDPHRPIPVLSSPNHTHEVGDSTPKRKPKEREPPGFFARLLPRPFMRALETLFGGRRRGELSGRVGEAEFFGPHGLLGEVWDDEMSSSMLGSRLRKVVQNYQAMNKYGVEISGPGGVSNRPKLSGPRLLCQLKDNIEVATLTSDLQPFSALPWADQLPAKPLTSDLGPYRSCAVVSSAGSLRNSGLGKEIDSHDAVLRFNAAPTIGYEKDVGSKTTIRLINSQVMASDDHRFLSSSLYSSGALVAWDPAPFSADLTQWHNRTDYPIFTQYQRYRRLHPMQPFYILHPRFEWQVWQRIQDNMAEPIQKNPPSSGLLGTVLMMSLCDVVHVYEFLPSRRKTELCHYYQRFYDAACTLGAYHPLLYEKNLVKRMNQGPDRDIYTHGRVTLPGFGKLNCTQAAGGFPKH; encoded by the exons atgggcTACAAG ATCCCCGGGGCGGCGATGGACCGGGTCAGCCTGCTGTGGCGGCTGAGGCGCCGCGCTCGCCGCGGCGTCCTCTGCATGGCCTTCTTCTGCATCTCCATGGCGCTGCTCTACGCCATCTGTGCCGAGAACAGCGTGCCCGTCACCGACGCCATTTTCGGGGTGCGGGCGCGGACCCGGGCTCAGCCTCGCGCGCACTCCGTCGTCAAG GTGCTGCGAAGCGGCGCCAAGCCCATGTACATCGACCCCCAGAAGCTCCCGGGGGTCGTTCCCGGTGACCCTCACCGTCCAatccctgtcctctcctctccgaacCACACCCACGAAGTCGGGGACTCCACGCCGAAGCGGAAGCCGAAGGAGCGGGAGCCCCCGGGCTTTTTCGCCCGGCTGCTGCCGCGCCCCTTCATGCGCGCCCTGGAGACCCTGTTCGGAGGCCGCCGGAGGGGGGAGCTGAGTGGCAGAGTGGGGGAGGCGGAGTTCTTCGGGCCTCACGGGCTTCTGGGAGAAGTGTGGGATGACGAGATGTCCAGCAGCATGCTGGGAAGCAGACTGAGGAAGGTAGTGCAGAACTATCAG GCGATGAATAAGTACGGAGTGGAAATCTCCGGTCCCGGCGGTGTGTCCAACAGGCCCAAGCTGAGCGGTCCCAGGCTTCTCTGCCAGCTGAAGGACAACATCGAGGTCGCgacactgacctctgacctccagcccTTCTCGGCGCTGCCCTGGGCCGACCAGCTGCCAGCGAAgccgctgacctctgacctcgggCCGTACAGGAGCTGCGCCGTGGTCTCGTCTGCAGGGTCGCTACGCAACTCCGGACTTGGAAAGGAGATag ACTCTCACGACGCCGTGCTGCGCTTCAACGCCGCGCCGACCATCGGGTACGAGAAGGATGTCGGTTCTAAAACCACGATCCGCCTCATCAACTCCCAG GTGATGGCGTCTGATGACCACCGTTTCCTATCCAGCTCTCTGTACAGCTCAGGTGCCCTGGTGGCCTGGGACCCCGCCCCCTTCTCCGCTGACCTCACTCAG TGGCACAACAGGACCGACTACCCCATCTTCACCCAGTACCAGAGGTACAGGCGGCTTCACCCGATGCAGCCCTTCTACATCCTGCACCCTCGCTTTGAGTGGCAGGTCTGGCAACGAATACAGGACAACATGGCCGAGCCCATCCAGAAGAACCCTCCCTCCTCCGGCCTGCTCG GAACCGTCCTGATGATGTCGCTGTGCGACGTGGTGCACGTCTACGAGTTCCTGCCGTCCCGCAGGAAGACGGAGCTCTGCCATTACTATCAGCGCTTCTACGACGCCGCGTGCACGCTCGGCGCCTACCACCCTCTGCTGTACGAGAAGAACCTCGTCAAGCGGATGAACCAGGGGCCCGACCGCGACATCTACACCCACGGGCGGGTCACGCTGCCCGGGTTTGGAAAGCTGAACTGCACCCAGGCTGCTGGAGGTTTTCCCAAGCACTGA